Proteins encoded in a region of the Mycolicibacterium neoaurum genome:
- a CDS encoding alpha/beta hydrolase yields the protein MSHMPAPNRRALLRMGLGALAGYAVGSATAPVARAQPAPTYQSGSFRSAARGGLQTNWAIARPPGQTAPLRPVIALHGKGSDAATVMAGGVEQGLAEAVAAGLPPFAVVAVDGGGGYWHKRASGEDAGSMVLDELLPMLTDQDLDTSRVGFIGWSMGGYGALLLGARLGPARTAAICAVSPALWTSPGAAAPGAFDDAADYEANSVWGLPALGQIPVRIDCGNSDPFASATREFIAGLPTPPAGGFSPGGHDGAFWSQQLPAEISWLAPLLVRG from the coding sequence ATGTCGCACATGCCTGCACCGAATCGCCGCGCCCTGTTACGGATGGGTTTGGGAGCTCTCGCCGGTTACGCCGTGGGATCGGCGACCGCACCCGTCGCACGCGCCCAACCGGCTCCGACATACCAGTCGGGATCGTTTCGCTCGGCTGCCCGCGGGGGGTTACAGACGAACTGGGCGATCGCCCGGCCGCCGGGCCAGACGGCGCCGCTGCGGCCGGTGATCGCGTTGCACGGCAAGGGCAGTGATGCCGCCACGGTGATGGCCGGCGGCGTCGAGCAGGGCCTTGCCGAGGCGGTGGCCGCGGGCCTGCCGCCGTTCGCGGTGGTCGCGGTCGACGGTGGCGGCGGATATTGGCACAAGCGGGCCTCCGGCGAGGATGCCGGGTCGATGGTGCTCGATGAGTTGCTGCCGATGCTCACCGACCAGGATCTGGACACGTCGCGCGTCGGGTTCATCGGCTGGTCGATGGGCGGCTATGGAGCGCTGCTGCTCGGCGCGCGACTGGGGCCCGCCCGCACCGCGGCCATCTGTGCGGTGAGTCCCGCGCTGTGGACCTCGCCGGGGGCGGCGGCACCGGGGGCCTTCGACGATGCCGCCGACTACGAGGCCAACAGCGTGTGGGGCCTTCCCGCGCTGGGCCAGATTCCGGTGCGGATCGACTGCGGAAACAGTGACCCGTTCGCGTCGGCGACGCGGGAGTTCATCGCCGGGCTGCCCACCCCGCCTGCCGGTGGATTCTCCCCGGGCGGCCACGACGGCGCGTTCTGGAGCCAGCAGTTGCCCGCCGAGATCTCTTGGCTGGCACCGCTGTTGGTCAGAGGCTGA
- a CDS encoding APC family permease, producing the protein MGPGLLLLFIVGDILGTGVYALTGQVAGEVGGAAWLPFLIAFLIATVTAFSYLELVTKYPQAAGAALYAHKAFGIHFVTFLVAFVVMCSGITSASTASQAFASNFVKGFGLDWGKFGIAAIALAFMAILAAINFRGVSESVKLNVVLTIVEITGLGVVILVGLWAFTQGGDVDFSRVTVFESEGDRSTFVAVTAATSLAFFAMVGFEDSVNMAEETKDPVRIFPKVLLTGLGIAGVVYVLVSIIAVALVPIGDLKESSTPLVDVVEAAAPGLPIDTLFPFITMFAVSNTALINMLMASRLIYGMARQHVLPPVLGQVHRTRHTPYVAIAFTTVIAFGLIFYVSAFASSKAISILGGTTSLLLLAVFTIVNIAVLVLRRDVKADGAHFRTPTVLPVIGALASAYLVTPLSGRPAQQYLLAGLLVVTGVVLYGVTTLINRQLGIRGEGITDPSHLEDAP; encoded by the coding sequence ATGGGGCCCGGTCTGCTGTTGTTGTTCATCGTCGGCGACATCCTGGGCACCGGCGTCTACGCGCTCACCGGTCAGGTCGCGGGCGAGGTCGGTGGCGCGGCATGGCTGCCGTTCCTCATCGCCTTCCTGATCGCGACCGTCACCGCGTTCTCCTATCTGGAACTGGTCACCAAGTATCCGCAGGCGGCCGGCGCAGCGCTCTACGCGCACAAGGCTTTCGGCATCCACTTCGTCACCTTCCTGGTCGCTTTCGTGGTGATGTGCTCGGGCATCACCTCGGCGTCGACGGCATCGCAGGCCTTCGCCTCCAACTTCGTCAAAGGCTTCGGCCTGGACTGGGGCAAGTTCGGCATCGCTGCGATCGCCTTGGCATTCATGGCGATTCTGGCGGCGATCAACTTCCGCGGCGTCAGCGAGAGCGTCAAGTTGAACGTGGTCCTCACGATCGTCGAGATCACCGGCCTCGGCGTGGTGATCCTGGTCGGGCTGTGGGCCTTCACCCAGGGTGGCGACGTCGACTTCTCCCGGGTGACCGTGTTCGAAAGCGAAGGCGACCGAAGCACATTCGTCGCCGTGACGGCCGCGACCTCGCTGGCGTTCTTCGCCATGGTCGGTTTCGAGGACTCGGTCAACATGGCCGAGGAGACCAAGGACCCGGTCCGCATCTTCCCCAAGGTCCTGCTCACCGGTCTGGGTATCGCGGGTGTCGTATACGTCTTGGTGTCGATCATCGCGGTCGCGCTGGTGCCGATCGGCGACCTCAAGGAGAGCTCTACCCCGCTGGTGGACGTCGTCGAGGCTGCCGCGCCGGGACTGCCCATCGACACGCTGTTCCCGTTCATCACCATGTTCGCCGTCTCCAACACGGCGCTGATCAACATGCTGATGGCCAGCAGGCTCATCTACGGTATGGCGCGCCAGCACGTGCTGCCGCCGGTGCTCGGTCAGGTGCACCGGACCCGCCACACTCCCTACGTTGCCATCGCCTTCACCACCGTGATCGCATTCGGGCTGATCTTCTACGTGTCCGCCTTCGCCAGCAGCAAGGCGATCTCGATCCTGGGCGGTACGACATCACTGCTATTGCTGGCGGTCTTCACGATCGTCAACATCGCGGTGCTGGTGCTGCGCCGCGACGTGAAGGCCGACGGCGCGCATTTCCGCACTCCGACGGTGCTGCCTGTGATCGGGGCGCTGGCCTCGGCCTATCTGGTCACCCCGTTGTCCGGGCGGCCGGCGCAGCAGTATCTGCTGGCCGGCCTGCTGGTCGTCACCGGTGTCGTCCTCTATGGGGTGACCACGCTGATCAATCGGCAACTCGGGATCCGCGGTGAGGGCATCACCGATCCGAGCCATCTCGAGGACGCCCCCTAA
- the purD gene encoding phosphoribosylamine--glycine ligase produces the protein MRVLVIGSGAREHALLLALRRDPQVDWLGVAPGNAGTAALADQYELDITSGPAVVALARKVDADLVVVGPEVPLVLGVADALRDAGIVCFGPSKDAARIEGSKAFAKDVMSAAGVRTATSEIVDNPAKLDAALDRFGPPAGQAAWVVKDDGLAAGKGVVVTTDRDDARAHAAALLDSGHPVLLESFLDGPEVSLFCVVDGETVVPLLPAQDFKRVGDNDSGPNTGGMGAYTPLPWLPAEVVTHIVDEIVKPVAAEMVSRGSSFSGLLYAGLAITSAGPSVVEFNCRFGDPETQAVLALLESPLGGLLHAAATGTLASFGELRWKDGAAVTVVIAAENYPGRPRTGDVIIGAEAPGVLHAGTARRADGAVVSAGGRVLSVVGTGDDLDAARAQAYGLIDSIKLPGSHFRTDIGLAAAEGRISL, from the coding sequence GTGCGCGTCCTCGTCATCGGATCCGGAGCCCGTGAACACGCCCTGCTGCTGGCGCTGCGGCGCGACCCGCAGGTCGACTGGTTGGGGGTGGCGCCCGGCAACGCCGGCACCGCGGCCCTGGCCGACCAGTACGAACTCGACATCACCTCGGGCCCCGCCGTGGTGGCGCTGGCTCGCAAGGTCGACGCCGATCTGGTCGTGGTGGGTCCGGAGGTCCCGCTGGTGCTCGGCGTCGCCGATGCGCTGCGCGACGCCGGGATCGTCTGCTTCGGGCCGTCCAAGGACGCCGCCCGCATCGAAGGGTCCAAGGCGTTCGCCAAAGACGTCATGAGCGCCGCCGGTGTGCGCACCGCGACGAGCGAGATCGTCGACAACCCCGCCAAGCTGGACGCGGCCCTGGACCGGTTCGGTCCGCCCGCGGGCCAGGCGGCCTGGGTGGTCAAGGACGACGGGCTGGCCGCGGGCAAGGGCGTGGTCGTCACGACCGACCGGGACGACGCCCGGGCGCATGCCGCCGCGCTCCTGGATTCCGGTCACCCCGTACTGCTCGAATCCTTCCTGGATGGACCCGAGGTGTCGCTGTTCTGTGTCGTCGACGGCGAGACCGTCGTGCCGCTGCTACCGGCCCAGGACTTCAAGCGCGTCGGTGACAATGACAGCGGCCCCAACACCGGCGGGATGGGTGCCTACACCCCGTTACCGTGGCTGCCTGCCGAGGTGGTCACCCACATCGTCGACGAGATCGTCAAACCGGTTGCCGCCGAGATGGTCTCGCGCGGCAGTTCGTTTTCCGGACTGCTCTATGCCGGTCTGGCGATCACGTCCGCGGGACCGTCGGTGGTGGAGTTCAACTGCCGCTTCGGGGATCCGGAGACCCAGGCGGTGCTCGCGCTGTTGGAATCCCCGCTCGGCGGACTGCTGCACGCGGCAGCCACCGGAACGCTGGCCTCCTTCGGAGAGTTGCGGTGGAAGGATGGCGCGGCCGTCACGGTGGTGATCGCCGCCGAGAACTATCCCGGCCGCCCCCGCACCGGGGACGTCATCATCGGGGCGGAGGCGCCGGGAGTGCTGCATGCCGGTACCGCCCGGCGTGCGGACGGTGCCGTGGTCTCTGCCGGCGGGCGGGTGTTGTCGGTCGTCGGTACCGGCGACGATCTCGACGCCGCGCGGGCGCAGGCATATGGGCTGATCGACTCGATCAAGTTGCCCGGCAGCCACTTTCGTACCGATATCGGGCTCGCGGCGGCCGAGGGCCGGATCAGCCTCTGA
- the purB gene encoding adenylosuccinate lyase translates to MTIPNVLANRYASAEMAEIWSPENKIIAERRLWLAVLRAQSELGIPVPDGVVEDYERVLGTVDLDSIAARERVTRHDVKARIEEFNALAGHEHVHKGMTSRDLTENVEQLQIRQSLELVFAHGVAVVARLAERAVLYRDLVMAGRSHNVAAQATTLGKRFASAAEETLVALIRLRELIDRYPLRGVKGPMGTAQDMLDLFGGDAGKLAELERRVAEFLGFTDVFTSVGQVYPRSLDHDVVSALVQLGAGPSSFAHTIRLMAGHELVTEGFAPGQVGSSAMPHKMNTRSCERVNGLQVVLRGYASMAAELAGAQWNEGDVFCSVVRRVALPDAFFAIDGQTETFLTVLDEFGAYPAVIQRELDRYLPFLATTRILIAAVRAGVGRETAHEVIKEHAVAVALAMREKGAEPDLLDRLAADPRLPLDRIALDDALADKAAFTGAAGDQVDGVVAAVGELIGRYPDAAKYTSGAIL, encoded by the coding sequence GTGACGATCCCGAATGTTCTGGCCAACCGCTACGCAAGCGCCGAGATGGCCGAGATCTGGTCGCCGGAGAACAAGATCATCGCCGAGCGCCGGCTTTGGCTGGCCGTCCTGCGCGCCCAGTCCGAACTCGGCATTCCGGTCCCGGACGGGGTCGTCGAGGACTACGAGCGGGTGCTCGGAACCGTCGATCTCGACTCCATCGCGGCGCGCGAACGGGTGACCCGCCACGATGTGAAGGCCCGTATCGAAGAATTCAACGCCCTCGCCGGCCACGAGCACGTGCATAAGGGCATGACCAGCCGCGACCTGACCGAGAACGTCGAGCAGCTGCAGATCCGGCAATCGCTGGAACTGGTGTTCGCCCACGGCGTCGCGGTCGTCGCGCGGTTGGCCGAGCGGGCGGTGCTCTACCGCGATCTGGTGATGGCCGGTCGCAGCCACAACGTCGCCGCCCAGGCCACCACCCTCGGTAAGCGATTCGCCTCGGCCGCCGAGGAGACGCTGGTGGCGCTGATTCGGCTGCGTGAACTGATCGACCGGTACCCGCTGCGCGGGGTGAAGGGCCCGATGGGAACGGCCCAGGACATGCTCGATCTGTTCGGTGGCGATGCGGGCAAGCTCGCCGAGTTGGAACGTCGGGTTGCCGAGTTCCTGGGCTTCACCGACGTTTTCACCAGCGTTGGGCAGGTGTACCCGCGATCGTTGGACCACGATGTGGTGTCCGCCCTCGTGCAGCTGGGCGCGGGTCCGTCCTCGTTCGCGCACACCATCCGCCTGATGGCGGGCCACGAACTGGTCACCGAGGGCTTCGCGCCGGGCCAGGTCGGGTCCTCGGCCATGCCGCACAAGATGAACACCCGCTCCTGTGAACGGGTGAACGGGTTGCAGGTGGTGCTTCGCGGTTACGCGTCGATGGCCGCCGAACTGGCGGGTGCGCAATGGAACGAGGGTGACGTGTTCTGTTCAGTGGTGCGCCGGGTGGCACTGCCGGACGCCTTCTTCGCCATCGACGGACAGACCGAGACATTCCTGACCGTGCTGGACGAGTTCGGCGCCTACCCGGCCGTCATCCAGCGCGAACTGGACCGCTACCTGCCGTTCCTGGCCACCACCCGGATCCTGATCGCCGCGGTGCGCGCCGGCGTCGGCCGCGAAACCGCGCACGAGGTCATCAAGGAGCATGCGGTGGCCGTCGCGCTGGCCATGCGCGAGAAGGGTGCCGAACCCGATCTGCTGGACCGGTTGGCCGCCGATCCGCGCCTGCCGCTGGATCGGATCGCCCTCGATGACGCGCTGGCCGACAAGGCGGCGTTCACCGGCGCCGCCGGTGACCAGGTCGACGGCGTCGTCGCCGCCGTCGGGGAACTGATCGGCCGTTATCCCGACGCGGCGAAGTACACCTCGGGCGCCATTCTGTGA
- a CDS encoding TetR/AcrR family transcriptional regulator has protein sequence MRTHGWSGAAPASDEEAVARILAAAGRAIDERGADFSIADVARTLGVTRQTVYRYFPSTDALLMQAGVVAATDFLERLANHIRGITDPAAAATEAIATALEWLPKDKHIGLLLAPERSPSLSGSVTSDIGLQFAQSVVRRFDVDWAAAGFADDEIDELAEHLLRIIQSFVVDPGRPPRTGEQLRAYLRRWVAPALRP, from the coding sequence GTGCGAACCCACGGGTGGTCGGGTGCGGCGCCGGCCAGTGACGAGGAGGCCGTCGCCCGTATCCTGGCGGCCGCGGGCCGGGCCATCGACGAGCGGGGCGCCGATTTTTCCATCGCCGATGTCGCCAGAACCCTCGGAGTCACCCGCCAGACTGTTTATCGCTATTTCCCGAGCACCGATGCACTGCTGATGCAGGCCGGTGTGGTGGCCGCGACCGATTTCCTGGAGCGGCTGGCCAACCATATCCGCGGCATCACCGATCCCGCCGCCGCCGCGACCGAGGCGATTGCGACGGCGCTGGAATGGCTGCCCAAGGACAAACACATCGGACTACTGTTGGCCCCTGAACGATCGCCTTCGCTCAGCGGATCGGTAACCTCAGATATCGGCCTGCAATTCGCCCAGTCGGTCGTCCGGCGCTTCGATGTCGACTGGGCCGCAGCAGGTTTCGCCGATGACGAAATCGACGAGCTCGCCGAGCACCTGCTGCGTATCATCCAGTCCTTCGTCGTCGACCCGGGACGGCCGCCACGCACCGGTGAGCAGTTACGCGCCTACCTGCGGCGCTGGGTCGCCCCGGCCCTGCGACCCTGA
- a CDS encoding cytochrome P450 translates to MTLADLTDLDNFARGFPHELFALHRREAPVHWHEPTVHTPDGEGFWSVATYAETLAVLRDPQTYSSVTGGARPYGGTLLQDLAVAGQVLNMMDDPRHAQIRRLVSSGLTPRMITRVEEDLRARARTLLEAVTPGEPLDFLVDVAAELPMQMICILLGVPDSERHWLFEAIEPQFDFGKARSAAVGQLSAEEAGSRMYSYGMDLIAAKRATPTDDMLSVVANAELDDTATPLSDLELYLFFSLLFSAGAETTRNAVAGGLLALIEHPEQFDLLRGDLSLLSSAIEEMVRWTTPSPSKRRTATAAVTLGGCRIEPGQKVQIWEGSANRDPAVFVDPDKFDITRKPNPHLGFGQGVHYCLGANLARLELRVLFEELLTRFGSARLVAPVEWTRSNRHTGMRHMYVEFG, encoded by the coding sequence GTGACCCTGGCCGACCTCACCGATCTGGACAATTTCGCGCGCGGATTCCCGCACGAATTGTTCGCGCTGCATCGTCGTGAGGCTCCGGTCCACTGGCACGAACCGACCGTGCACACACCCGACGGCGAGGGCTTCTGGTCGGTGGCGACCTATGCCGAAACCCTTGCCGTTCTGCGTGATCCGCAGACCTACTCCTCGGTGACCGGCGGCGCGCGACCCTACGGGGGAACGCTGCTACAGGACCTCGCCGTTGCCGGTCAGGTGCTCAACATGATGGATGACCCGCGGCACGCCCAGATCCGGCGGTTGGTCAGTTCCGGATTGACCCCGCGGATGATCACCCGCGTCGAAGAGGATCTGCGCGCCCGTGCCCGCACCCTGCTGGAGGCGGTCACACCGGGTGAACCGTTGGATTTCCTGGTCGATGTCGCCGCCGAACTGCCGATGCAGATGATCTGCATCCTGTTGGGAGTCCCCGATTCCGAACGGCACTGGTTGTTCGAGGCGATCGAGCCGCAGTTCGACTTCGGCAAGGCGCGAAGTGCTGCGGTCGGGCAGTTGAGCGCCGAAGAGGCCGGCTCGCGGATGTACAGCTACGGGATGGACCTGATCGCCGCGAAACGGGCCACTCCGACCGATGACATGCTCTCGGTGGTCGCCAATGCGGAGCTGGACGACACCGCGACCCCGTTGTCCGATCTGGAGCTTTATCTGTTCTTCAGTCTGCTGTTCAGTGCCGGTGCGGAGACCACCCGCAATGCCGTTGCGGGTGGGCTGCTGGCACTCATCGAGCATCCCGAGCAATTCGATCTGCTGCGCGGCGACCTGTCGCTGTTGTCATCGGCCATCGAGGAGATGGTGCGCTGGACCACTCCGTCACCGTCGAAGCGGCGCACCGCCACCGCCGCGGTGACACTGGGTGGCTGCCGGATCGAGCCAGGGCAGAAGGTGCAGATCTGGGAAGGTTCGGCCAATCGCGACCCGGCGGTGTTCGTCGACCCCGACAAGTTCGACATCACCCGGAAACCCAACCCGCACTTGGGTTTCGGTCAAGGTGTCCACTACTGCCTCGGTGCCAACCTGGCCAGGCTCGAACTTCGGGTGCTGTTCGAGGAACTGCTCACCCGGTTCGGCTCGGCCCGGCTGGTGGCGCCGGTCGAGTGGACCCGCAGTAACCGGCACACCGGGATGCGGCACATGTACGTCGAGTTCGGCTGA
- a CDS encoding cytochrome P450 produces the protein MTTMDACPFGAGYDFTDPEVLLQGLPVTEFAYLRKTAPIWWNAQGESIFDDGGYWVISRHEDVKTISRNSGDSWSTNAKGAVMRLPDGITADQLDLTKALLINHDTPEHTRLRKLVSRLFTPRSVAALEEKLAVAAREIVARAAERGSGNFVDDVAMPLPLQAIADLIGVPEEDRAKIFHWSNCIMNTDDPDFDSDPTTANAELMGYAYNMAEQRRKCPADDIVTRLVQADLGDEEGITEVEFAFFVILLAVAGNETTRNAMTHGMNAFLENPDQWELFKRERPDTAIEEIIRWASPVHCFQRTALQDTEVGGVTIKQGQRVGLFYSSANYDESVFTDPFRFDILRNPNPHLAFGGNGAHFCIGANLARMEIKLIFNEIANQIPDISKLAEPQRLRSGWINGVKELQVSYS, from the coding sequence ATGACGACGATGGATGCGTGTCCGTTCGGTGCGGGGTACGACTTCACCGATCCGGAGGTGCTGTTGCAGGGACTCCCGGTCACCGAGTTCGCCTACCTGCGCAAGACCGCGCCGATCTGGTGGAACGCCCAGGGCGAGTCGATATTCGATGACGGCGGGTACTGGGTCATCAGCCGGCACGAGGATGTCAAGACCATCTCCCGCAACAGCGGCGACAGCTGGTCCACCAACGCCAAGGGCGCGGTCATGCGGCTCCCCGACGGCATCACCGCCGACCAACTCGACCTGACCAAGGCCCTGCTGATCAACCACGACACCCCGGAGCACACCCGGTTGCGCAAGCTGGTCTCGCGCCTGTTCACCCCACGCTCGGTGGCAGCGCTGGAGGAGAAGCTGGCGGTGGCGGCGCGCGAGATCGTGGCACGAGCCGCCGAGCGTGGCTCCGGCAATTTCGTCGATGACGTGGCGATGCCACTACCGCTGCAGGCCATCGCCGATCTGATCGGAGTGCCCGAAGAGGACCGGGCAAAGATCTTCCACTGGTCGAACTGCATCATGAACACCGACGACCCGGATTTCGACAGCGACCCGACCACCGCCAACGCGGAGCTGATGGGTTACGCCTACAACATGGCCGAACAACGACGCAAGTGCCCGGCCGATGACATCGTCACCCGCCTGGTCCAGGCCGATCTTGGTGACGAAGAGGGCATCACCGAGGTGGAGTTCGCGTTCTTCGTGATCCTGCTGGCCGTGGCGGGCAACGAGACCACCCGCAATGCGATGACTCACGGGATGAACGCGTTTCTCGAAAACCCGGACCAGTGGGAGCTTTTCAAGCGCGAGCGGCCCGATACCGCGATCGAGGAGATCATCCGCTGGGCCAGCCCGGTGCACTGCTTCCAGCGCACCGCGCTCCAGGACACCGAGGTCGGCGGGGTCACCATCAAACAAGGACAGCGGGTCGGGCTGTTCTACAGCTCGGCCAACTACGACGAATCCGTGTTCACCGACCCGTTCCGGTTCGACATCCTGCGCAACCCCAACCCGCATCTGGCCTTCGGCGGAAACGGCGCTCATTTCTGCATCGGGGCCAATCTGGCCCGCATGGAGATCAAGCTGATCTTCAACGAGATCGCCAACCAGATCCCCGACATCTCCAAACTGGCTGAGCCGCAGCGCCTTCGGTCCGGTTGGATCAACGGAGTGAAGGAACTGCAGGTTTCCTACTCCTGA
- a CDS encoding TetR/AcrR family transcriptional regulator yields the protein MQCVTAAVTPKGERRRGALVSAAADLLCEGGIDAVRHRAVAARAGLPLASTTYYFSSLEDLIAKAVEHVGMREAEQLRAQVASLSRRRRGAESTADLLVDLLVGDAPGVCVPEQLISRYERLIACARQPELRDIQRRILRQRTDAVVEVVERSGRAVRTELVTALVCAVDGAVVASLVDEGEGPRATARATLIDVIDVLAPVDDRVAHV from the coding sequence ATGCAATGCGTGACGGCGGCGGTGACCCCCAAGGGAGAGCGGCGGCGGGGCGCTCTGGTCAGCGCCGCCGCCGATCTGCTCTGCGAGGGTGGCATCGACGCGGTACGGCATCGTGCGGTCGCCGCCCGGGCCGGATTGCCGCTGGCATCGACCACCTACTACTTCTCCTCGTTGGAGGATTTGATCGCCAAGGCGGTCGAGCACGTGGGGATGCGCGAGGCCGAGCAGCTCCGCGCCCAGGTCGCCAGCCTGTCACGGCGTAGGCGCGGTGCGGAGTCGACGGCGGATCTGCTGGTGGATCTGCTGGTCGGTGACGCCCCCGGGGTGTGCGTGCCCGAGCAGCTGATCTCGCGCTATGAACGTCTGATCGCGTGTGCGCGGCAACCCGAACTGCGCGATATCCAACGCCGCATCCTGCGGCAGCGCACCGATGCGGTGGTCGAAGTCGTCGAGCGGTCGGGCCGTGCGGTGCGCACCGAACTCGTCACCGCTCTGGTGTGCGCGGTGGACGGAGCTGTGGTTGCCTCATTGGTGGATGAAGGGGAGGGTCCCCGCGCAACCGCACGAGCGACGTTGATCGATGTGATCGATGTACTCGCGCCGGTCGACGACCGGGTTGCGCACGTCTGA